A genome region from Crossiella equi includes the following:
- a CDS encoding excalibur calcium-binding domain-containing protein produces MSEMPKASALRRWWWRAATWQRLFSTTGGTLAVLALVSAAMSLPVAPPAPADPLAAPNPVSPLSSPDPVTPSPLDSGQQSSARPPAWASKSLTVSQVHDANTITGTTERGDRVTVQVKGAPRTAETPGCAKDDVAKFAEKELLGKQVGLLDLVEGTDGAAARIFTSGHEYSQLLNDFLAHCRKPTGTPAPAAPPSPSPQPNSQGGGGAREPGDPTANTPTPSEPAPHYKNCAQVRKAGKAPLLRDQPGYRPELDKDGDGVACDR; encoded by the coding sequence ATGAGTGAGATGCCCAAGGCCTCCGCGCTGCGTCGCTGGTGGTGGCGGGCGGCGACGTGGCAGCGCCTGTTCAGCACCACCGGCGGCACGCTCGCGGTGCTCGCCCTGGTCAGCGCCGCGATGTCGCTACCGGTCGCCCCGCCCGCACCCGCCGACCCGCTGGCCGCGCCCAACCCCGTGTCCCCGTTGAGCTCCCCCGATCCGGTCACGCCGAGCCCGCTGGACTCGGGCCAGCAGAGCAGCGCCCGGCCGCCCGCCTGGGCCAGCAAGTCGCTCACCGTCTCCCAGGTGCACGACGCGAACACGATCACCGGCACCACCGAGCGCGGCGACCGCGTCACCGTGCAGGTCAAGGGTGCGCCGCGCACCGCCGAGACCCCCGGCTGCGCCAAGGACGACGTCGCCAAGTTCGCGGAGAAGGAGCTGCTGGGCAAGCAGGTCGGCCTGCTGGACCTGGTCGAGGGCACCGACGGCGCGGCCGCCCGCATCTTCACCTCGGGCCACGAGTACTCCCAGCTGCTCAACGACTTCCTGGCGCACTGCCGCAAGCCCACCGGCACGCCCGCCCCGGCGGCCCCGCCGTCCCCCAGCCCGCAGCCGAACAGCCAAGGCGGCGGCGGTGCGCGGGAGCCCGGCGACCCGACCGCGAACACCCCCACCCCGTCCGAGCCCGCGCCGCACTACAAGAACTGCGCGCAGGTCCGGAAGGCGGGCAAGGCACCACTGCTGCGCGACCAGCCGGGCTACCGGCCGGAGCTGGACAAGGACGGCGACGGGGTTGCCTGTGACCGGTGA
- a CDS encoding MarR family winged helix-turn-helix transcriptional regulator, whose protein sequence is MIETDLAQANEIGMSLVRLNRATACMAAQSAKLGIDKTSFTLLATLVHTGPLRSSALAEAVYSDPSTISRQVAQLVKDGLVERTADPLDGRATLLAATESGRELFRQRRDRRNEMIASILADWSPEDRRQLATLFHRFVGAYEENMPGLIAELVQTARSGVEK, encoded by the coding sequence ATGATCGAGACGGATCTGGCACAGGCCAACGAGATCGGCATGTCGCTCGTCCGGCTCAACCGGGCAACGGCCTGCATGGCGGCGCAGAGCGCAAAACTGGGGATCGACAAGACTTCGTTCACTCTGCTCGCCACGCTGGTGCACACCGGTCCGCTGCGCTCGAGCGCGCTCGCGGAGGCCGTGTACTCGGATCCGTCGACGATCAGCCGTCAGGTGGCCCAACTGGTCAAGGACGGCCTGGTCGAACGAACCGCCGACCCCCTCGATGGCCGGGCGACCCTGCTCGCGGCCACCGAGTCCGGGCGGGAGCTCTTCCGCCAACGCCGTGACCGGCGCAACGAGATGATCGCCAGCATCCTGGCCGACTGGTCTCCCGAGGACCGACGGCAGCTCGCGACCTTGTTCCACCGCTTCGTGGGCGCCTACGAGGAGAACATGCCCGGCCTGATCGCCGAACTGGTGCAGACCGCCCGTTCGGGAGTGGAGAAGTAG
- a CDS encoding peptidoglycan recognition protein family protein gives MAHALTWMATVLRQAGLAVQEVAGWQDRGHGNVSDIRGVMMHHTAGPAIGNFPSLDVVVNGRPSLKGPLSNLGLARDGTWYVIAAGLAYHAGAGYVAWCGRDNGNNHIIGIEAESTGRGDWTQEQQDVYPRGVAVLLRHLRLGVERAIAHKEWAPSRKIDPAGWPGDMDGFRAGVAQWINGDQFQQSDRDRLIRLEQAVDELRRWPMGGPRMIRHEATGSQWLYVPGCVLVALRGEEDVTFHGNHRLAGQSDPIALDTDSIRRLAGLVPHVIGELPA, from the coding sequence ATGGCTCACGCATTGACCTGGATGGCGACCGTGCTCCGGCAGGCCGGACTGGCCGTCCAGGAGGTGGCCGGTTGGCAGGACAGGGGCCACGGCAACGTCTCCGACATCCGCGGCGTGATGATGCACCACACGGCGGGCCCGGCGATCGGGAACTTCCCATCGCTGGACGTCGTGGTCAACGGCAGGCCCAGCCTGAAGGGCCCGCTGTCCAACCTGGGCCTGGCCCGGGACGGCACCTGGTACGTCATCGCGGCCGGGCTGGCCTACCACGCGGGCGCCGGGTACGTCGCCTGGTGCGGCCGGGACAACGGCAACAACCACATCATCGGCATCGAGGCCGAGTCCACCGGACGCGGCGACTGGACACAGGAACAGCAGGACGTCTACCCCCGAGGGGTCGCCGTGCTGCTCCGCCACCTACGCCTGGGCGTCGAGCGGGCGATCGCGCACAAGGAGTGGGCGCCCTCCCGCAAGATCGACCCGGCGGGCTGGCCCGGCGACATGGACGGCTTCCGGGCGGGCGTCGCGCAGTGGATCAACGGTGACCAGTTCCAGCAGTCCGACCGGGACAGACTGATCCGATTAGAGCAGGCCGTCGACGAGCTGCGTCGATGGCCCATGGGCGGCCCGAGGATGATCCGGCACGAGGCGACCGGGTCCCAGTGGCTGTACGTCCCCGGCTGCGTGCTGGTCGCCCTGCGAGGAGAAGAGGACGTGACCTTCCACGGCAACCACCGCCTGGCGGGTCAGAGCGATCCGATCGCACTGGACACCGACTCGATCCGGCGGCTGGCCGGGCTGGTGCCGCACGTGATCGGGGAGCTGCCAGCCTGA
- a CDS encoding DUF4442 domain-containing protein encodes MSVDTSQVGQMMKQVVPWVRTNGIEFVETTPERVVVTLEDTEDARNHVGGPHAAMMFGAAETASGALVLAAFSAQLAIAVPLPTKGQIGFYKLALGKLTATATLGRPAEEAIAELESGTRPDIPVHVEITNADGLVTGGLDIIWTLKPHDK; translated from the coding sequence ATGAGCGTGGACACCAGCCAGGTCGGCCAGATGATGAAGCAGGTCGTGCCGTGGGTGCGCACCAACGGCATCGAGTTCGTGGAGACCACCCCGGAGCGGGTCGTGGTCACCCTCGAGGACACCGAGGACGCGCGCAACCACGTCGGCGGCCCGCACGCGGCCATGATGTTCGGCGCGGCCGAGACCGCCTCCGGCGCCTTGGTGCTCGCCGCGTTCTCCGCCCAGCTGGCCATCGCGGTGCCACTGCCCACCAAGGGCCAGATCGGCTTCTACAAGCTCGCGCTGGGCAAGCTGACCGCCACCGCGACGCTGGGCCGCCCCGCCGAGGAGGCCATCGCCGAGCTGGAGTCGGGCACCCGCCCGGACATCCCGGTGCACGTCGAGATCACCAACGCGGACGGCCTGGTCACCGGCGGGCTGGACATCATCTGGACCCTCAAGCCGCACGACAAGTAA
- a CDS encoding MerR family DNA-binding transcriptional regulator, producing the protein MTSAVARGVLIGELSARTGVSARSLRYYEKQGLLASARSANGYREYAESAVAVVHVVQAMIAAGVCTGTIARMLPCLALDGAKVVPCADLVAELAAERERLSMQLAAISRSRELLDEVIAAAQ; encoded by the coding sequence GTGACCTCGGCCGTTGCCCGTGGTGTGCTGATCGGGGAACTGTCGGCGCGCACCGGGGTCAGTGCGCGCTCGCTGCGCTACTACGAGAAGCAGGGGCTGCTCGCCTCGGCGCGCTCGGCCAACGGCTACCGCGAGTACGCCGAGTCCGCGGTGGCCGTCGTGCACGTGGTGCAGGCGATGATCGCGGCTGGCGTGTGCACGGGGACCATCGCGCGCATGCTGCCCTGCCTCGCGCTGGACGGCGCGAAGGTGGTGCCGTGCGCCGACCTGGTGGCCGAACTGGCCGCCGAGCGTGAGCGGCTGAGTATGCAGCTGGCTGCCATCTCCCGGTCCAGGGAGCTGCTGGACGAGGTCATCGCCGCAGCTCAGTGA